Proteins from a genomic interval of uncultured Campylobacter sp.:
- a CDS encoding homoserine dehydrogenase: MNIAILGVGTVGEAVAKILLQNKKLIAARCGEEIVPVIGVVRNLSKKRDVAIPLTDDIDSVLGREDIDVFVELMGGVEEPFRVVSKILERKKAVVTANKALLAYHRYALQNLAQNTPFGFEASVAGGIPIIRALREGLSANHILSINGILNGTSNYILTSMMSKGSNFADALKKAQELGYAEADPTFDVGGFDAAHKLLILASIAYGVHGNPEDILIEGIEGITPEDIFFANDFEYVIKLLAIAKKTGDKVELRVHPALVPKDKMIAKTDGVTNAVSVVGDAVGETMFYGPGAGGFATASSVISDLIDIARDGKSPMLGYKAPFELNALELLDPSEICTKYYFRLRVEDKVGVLAKITNLMSENNLSIDSLLQKPKDESPYATLFFTTHTSVEKDVRRTMEILQEQEFVKEKPFMMRIEE; encoded by the coding sequence ATGAATATAGCCATTTTAGGCGTCGGCACGGTCGGAGAAGCCGTAGCTAAAATTTTACTCCAAAATAAAAAACTAATCGCGGCAAGGTGCGGCGAGGAGATAGTTCCGGTTATCGGCGTCGTTAGAAATTTAAGCAAAAAAAGAGACGTCGCCATCCCTCTCACGGACGATATAGATAGCGTCCTGGGGCGCGAGGATATCGACGTTTTCGTCGAGCTTATGGGCGGCGTCGAGGAGCCTTTTAGGGTCGTTAGCAAAATTTTAGAGCGCAAAAAAGCCGTCGTAACCGCAAACAAAGCGCTACTGGCCTATCACCGCTACGCCTTACAAAATTTGGCGCAAAATACGCCCTTTGGCTTTGAGGCTAGCGTCGCGGGCGGCATACCTATCATCAGAGCCCTTCGCGAGGGCCTTAGCGCCAACCATATCCTAAGCATCAACGGGATTTTAAACGGCACGAGCAACTATATCTTAACCTCGATGATGAGCAAGGGATCAAATTTCGCGGACGCGCTAAAAAAAGCCCAGGAGCTAGGCTACGCCGAGGCAGATCCGACATTTGACGTCGGAGGCTTTGACGCGGCGCATAAGCTACTGATCCTAGCCAGCATCGCATACGGCGTACACGGCAACCCCGAAGACATCCTGATAGAAGGCATCGAAGGCATCACACCCGAGGATATCTTTTTCGCCAACGATTTCGAGTACGTCATCAAGCTACTAGCCATCGCCAAAAAAACCGGCGACAAGGTCGAACTGCGCGTGCATCCGGCGCTAGTACCCAAAGATAAAATGATAGCCAAAACAGACGGCGTGACAAATGCCGTGAGCGTAGTGGGCGACGCAGTCGGCGAGACGATGTTTTACGGTCCGGGTGCTGGCGGTTTCGCGACGGCAAGTTCGGTCATTAGCGACCTGATCGACATCGCTAGAGACGGTAAATCCCCGATGCTAGGCTACAAGGCGCCGTTTGAGCTAAACGCGCTTGAGCTTTTAGATCCGAGCGAAATTTGCACGAAGTATTATTTTAGGCTTAGAGTCGAGGACAAAGTCGGCGTACTGGCTAAAATCACGAATTTAATGAGCGAAAATAACCTCTCTATCGATAGCCTGCTGCAAAAACCAAAGGACGAAAGTCCGTATGCGACGCTATTTTTTACGACGCACACGAGCGTAGAAAAGGACGTGAGACGCACTATGGAAATTTTGCAAGAGCAAGAGTTTGTAAAAGAAAAGCCTTTTATGATGAGGATAGAAGAGTAA
- a CDS encoding YraN family protein, whose translation MGLRAYLFGKSSEDLACDFLLKNGCEILARNFSSKFGEIDVIAKKDGVLHFVEIKATQGDYEAEYRLTPAKFNKILKTIDFYLLQNSANADFQVDLITIKKGEIKWIENISL comes from the coding sequence TTGGGGCTTAGGGCGTATCTTTTCGGTAAAAGCTCGGAGGATTTGGCTTGCGATTTTTTGCTAAAAAACGGCTGCGAGATACTCGCTAGAAATTTTAGCTCCAAATTCGGCGAGATCGACGTCATCGCTAAAAAAGACGGCGTTTTGCACTTCGTTGAAATCAAAGCTACGCAGGGCGACTACGAGGCGGAGTACCGTCTCACGCCCGCTAAATTTAATAAAATTTTAAAAACTATCGACTTTTATCTGCTACAAAACAGTGCAAATGCCGATTTTCAGGTCGATTTGATCACGATAAAAAAGGGTGAGATAAAGTGGATAGAAAATATTAGTTTGTAA
- the trxA gene encoding thioredoxin, with translation MGKYIELTTANFDVAKEGVALVDFWAPWCGPCRMLAPVIDELAEEFEGKAKICKVNTDEVQDLAVEFGIRSIPTLLFFKNGEVVEQMVGAQSKQAIADKINSLL, from the coding sequence ATGGGAAAATACATAGAACTAACGACTGCGAATTTCGACGTCGCCAAAGAGGGCGTCGCGCTAGTAGATTTTTGGGCGCCTTGGTGCGGACCTTGCCGTATGCTTGCTCCGGTCATCGACGAGCTAGCCGAGGAGTTTGAGGGCAAAGCTAAAATTTGCAAAGTAAACACCGACGAAGTGCAAGACCTAGCCGTAGAATTCGGCATCCGCTCGATCCCTACGCTTCTATTTTTCAAAAACGGCGAAGTCGTAGAGCAAATGGTCGGCGCGCAGTCAAAACAAGCCATCGCCGATAAGATAAATTCGCTTCTTTAA
- a CDS encoding FAD-dependent oxidoreductase codes for MLDLAIIGGGPAGLSAGLYATRGGLKNVVMFEKGMPGGQITSSSEIENYPGQKAPGESGIDFMSTWVAQCTHFGLKHEMAGVERVVKNSDGSFTVKLEGGKEEQAKAVIVATGSTPRRAGFAGEDEFFGRGVSTCATCDGFFYKNKEVAVLGGGDTAIEEALYLANICSRVYVIHRRDEFRAAPVTLEKARANAKIEFITSATIKRAYGDKAGLAGLIINTKEGERDLKVPGVFVFVGLNVNNDVLRQENGEFLCDMEAGGQVSVDLKMQTSLPGLFAAGDIRKDAPKQVIVAAGDGAVAALSALSYIESLH; via the coding sequence ATGTTAGATTTAGCGATCATCGGAGGCGGTCCTGCCGGACTTAGCGCGGGACTTTACGCCACTCGCGGCGGACTAAAAAACGTCGTAATGTTTGAAAAAGGAATGCCGGGCGGCCAGATCACGAGCAGCTCCGAGATAGAAAACTATCCGGGCCAAAAAGCGCCCGGCGAGAGCGGTATCGACTTCATGAGTACGTGGGTCGCTCAGTGTACGCATTTTGGACTAAAGCACGAGATGGCTGGCGTCGAGCGCGTGGTAAAAAATTCAGACGGTAGCTTCACGGTCAAGCTTGAAGGCGGCAAAGAAGAACAGGCCAAAGCAGTCATCGTAGCCACCGGCTCTACTCCGCGCCGCGCGGGCTTTGCGGGCGAGGACGAGTTTTTCGGCAGAGGCGTGAGCACCTGCGCCACTTGCGACGGATTTTTCTATAAAAACAAAGAAGTCGCAGTTCTGGGCGGCGGCGACACGGCGATCGAGGAGGCCCTATATCTAGCCAACATCTGCTCGCGCGTTTACGTCATCCACCGCAGAGACGAGTTTCGCGCCGCTCCCGTCACGCTAGAAAAGGCTCGCGCTAACGCCAAAATCGAGTTTATCACTAGCGCCACGATCAAGCGGGCTTACGGCGACAAAGCAGGTCTTGCAGGCCTAATCATAAATACAAAAGAGGGCGAGCGCGATCTAAAAGTGCCGGGCGTTTTCGTATTCGTCGGACTTAACGTAAACAACGACGTCCTCCGCCAAGAAAACGGCGAGTTTTTGTGCGATATGGAGGCTGGCGGCCAAGTGAGCGTCGATCTAAAGATGCAAACTAGCCTGCCTGGACTATTTGCCGCAGGCGATATCAGAAAAGATGCGCCAAAACAAGTCATCGTAGCCGCAGGAGACGGCGCGGTAGCGGCCCTTAGCGCGCTTAGCTACATCGAGAGCTTGCACTAA
- a CDS encoding ankyrin repeat domain-containing protein has protein sequence MQTLLKILKNIIKGIFYIAVFLGLFILAVRFEVGSKSKSVSSSYTVNQDTKIDPNSELAKYVTQEEIDDFGFRCANIVCDEEKNATLVPLRAALDRKDTDFVVKFIKDNNLTADVSMRDKRTPLMYSSFRNDINTSNALINLGADIRAKDRFGLSPMAYAIMLNSLDTAKILLEKGVKFEEVEYVAYFILNSKEGYGRMSSLIIDGNDITINYAIDPDHPGRYPDTDINNPTCVKTCDGEKVEPFKYVVSKNLPQMAELMLSMGYKPKEFKMANGLQGIKEEEKNMPLERSAWAILDDYEDYEPMLEVFIKYDLPNAPTKEQLKEAYEVCYDKLKSFTKEKEKYIYKMNQGRDEEAEEKIKKKYDKYKYAPYSLLYEDGLLQYKPKPIDPKMIEKFDKDINFYKQHCPDENATFKDARAFIKWANEEKRQYEIRWFIYKTKNNPAKVIYVDGNRSKSDQS, from the coding sequence TTGCAAACCCTACTTAAAATCCTAAAAAACATCATCAAAGGCATATTCTATATAGCCGTCTTTCTGGGTCTTTTTATCCTAGCGGTTAGGTTTGAAGTCGGCTCAAAATCAAAGTCGGTCTCCTCTAGTTATACCGTAAACCAGGACACTAAAATAGACCCAAACTCCGAGCTAGCTAAATACGTAACGCAAGAGGAGATAGACGATTTTGGTTTTAGATGCGCAAATATCGTTTGCGACGAGGAGAAAAACGCTACGCTAGTACCTTTAAGGGCCGCTCTTGATAGAAAAGATACGGACTTCGTAGTTAAATTTATAAAAGATAACAACCTAACCGCCGATGTGAGTATGAGAGATAAAAGAACCCCGCTGATGTACAGCTCTTTTAGAAACGACATAAATACCTCTAATGCTCTAATAAATTTAGGAGCCGATATAAGGGCTAAAGATAGATTTGGTCTATCTCCTATGGCTTACGCCATTATGTTAAACTCCCTTGATACCGCCAAAATACTACTGGAAAAAGGGGTTAAATTTGAAGAGGTGGAGTATGTGGCTTATTTTATATTAAACTCAAAAGAGGGCTACGGACGGATGTCGTCGCTAATAATAGACGGTAACGACATAACCATAAATTATGCTATCGACCCCGATCATCCTGGACGATACCCTGATACAGACATAAATAATCCGACCTGCGTCAAAACTTGTGATGGCGAGAAGGTAGAGCCGTTTAAATACGTAGTCTCGAAAAACCTACCCCAAATGGCAGAGCTAATGCTAAGCATGGGGTATAAACCCAAAGAGTTTAAAATGGCAAACGGACTACAAGGTATAAAAGAAGAAGAGAAAAACATGCCTCTAGAACGAAGCGCCTGGGCCATCCTAGATGATTACGAAGACTACGAACCTATGCTTGAGGTATTTATAAAATACGACCTTCCCAATGCCCCGACTAAGGAGCAGCTAAAGGAGGCGTATGAGGTGTGCTATGATAAATTAAAATCTTTTACGAAAGAAAAAGAGAAATACATCTATAAAATGAATCAAGGCAGAGACGAAGAGGCTGAAGAAAAGATAAAGAAAAAGTATGATAAATACAAATATGCTCCTTATTCGCTACTATATGAAGACGGTCTTTTACAATACAAACCAAAGCCGATAGACCCGAAAATGATAGAAAAATTTGATAAAGATATAAATTTCTACAAACAACACTGCCCCGACGAAAATGCAACGTTTAAAGACGCAAGAGCTTTTATAAAATGGGCAAATGAAGAAAAAAGGCAATATGAAATAAGATGGTTTATATATAAAACCAAAAACAACCCAGCCAAGGTGATTTACGTAGACGGCAACCGAAGTAAATCCGACCAGAGTTAA